The following are encoded together in the Daphnia magna isolate NIES linkage group LG8, ASM2063170v1.1, whole genome shotgun sequence genome:
- the LOC116929703 gene encoding 4-coumarate--CoA ligase 1 isoform X2, with the protein MTVHQTASRILTYPGEYDNVIPEDISLAEYILNEIEKFGDDISSTNSETKQNLTFSQIVNQTKALAAGLQIKFGVQPKENIAIVLPSCLEYPVAVLGVNYCGAAATLINPSQTISELKHAIKLTNPKVWIGTEEFSTKFHELFPNAAQRPPLIVLTNKADHPSTWAGLLAFGQGKPVRRPTINSKEDTALILFSSGTTGVPKGVSLTHANYIAARRQNVELTKNIPKNHEDLNTVMLPLYHTFGISSIFDNMVRGLQFILVPHFTFKNMLEAIQEYRISIMSVVPAIATQLVKQPVEQHYDLSSLRLLFSGAAALSKEIQAGLVEKFGCFVFQGYGMTESTLRTHSNFIGSSRDGSIGTVMPFCESIVVDPDTNRALGPNEEGEICVRGPLIMKGYIGDEEATRHTIDSQGWLHTGDIGYYDEDGFFFITDRMKELIKYKGLQVSPTELEQILLNHPEIMEAAVAPVPDEAAGELPRAYVVKLPGSTLTEDDVAKYVADKVSPHKRLRGGVVFIKSIPKTATGKILRRELKLSSKL; encoded by the exons ATGACTGTGCATCAAACTG CTTCCAGAATATTGACCTATCCAGGAGAATATGACAATGTTATTCCTGAAGACATATCTCTAGCAGAGTACATTCTTAatgagattgaaaaatttgGTGATGATATCTCTTCT ACCAACTCAGAGACTAAGCAGAACCTTACATTCTCACAAATTGTCAATCAAACCAAGGCACTAGCAGCTGGATTACAAATAAAGTTTGGTGTCCAGCCCAAAGAAAATATTGCCATTGTTCTTCCTAGCTGCTTGGAGTACCCTGTTGCAGTTTTGGGTGTTAACTATTGTGGTGCTGCTGCTACACTCATTAATCCCAGTCAAACAATAA GTGAGCTGAAACATGCAATTAAACTTACAAATCCTAAAGTGTGGATTGGGACAGAAGAATTTTCAACGAAGTTTCATGAACTCTTTCCAAACGCCGCGCAAAGGCCGCCCTTAATTGTTTTGACGAACAAAGCGGATCATCCATCAACTTGGGCTGGTTTGTTAGCATTTGGACAGGGCAAACCTGTTCGACGACCTACCATCAATTCCAAAGAAGATACAGCGCTTATCCTGTTTTCAAGCGGAACTACTGGAGTCCCCAAAGGAGTATCCCTGACACATGCCAACTACATTGCAGCTCGGAGACAAAATGT GGAGCTCACGAAAAATATCCCCAAGAATCACGAAGACCTTAATACTGTTATGCTGCCTCTCTATCATACTTTTGGCATTAGCAGCATTTTTGATAACATGGTCAGAGGATTGCAATTTATTCTGGTGCCTCATTTTACTTTCAAGAACATGTTGGAGGCCATTCAAGAATATAGG ATTTCAATCATGTCTGTTGTTCCTGCCATCGCTACTCAACTGGTCAAGCAACCAGTCGAGCAACATTATGATTTGTCTTCTCTTCGATTGCTTTTCTCCGGGGCGGCTGCTCTCAGCAAAGAAATTCAAGCTGGATTGGTGGAAAAATTTGGATGTTTCGTATTTCAAG GTTACGGAATGACGGAATCTACCCTGCGAACGCATAGCAACTTTATTGGCTCTTCCCGTGATGGAAGTATCGGCACTGTAATGCCTTTCTGCGAGTCCATTGTAGTGGATCCTGATACTAACAGGGCTTTAGGGCCTAACGAAGAAGGCGAAATTTGCGTTCGAGGGCCTTTAATTATGAAGGGCTACATAGGTGACGAAGAGGCTACCCGACACACTATCGACTCTCAGGGATGGCTACACACTGGGGATATTGGCTATTACGACGAAGATGGCTTCTTTTTCATCACCGACCGTATGAAAGAACTCATCAAATACAAGGGTTTGCAAGTGTCCCCAACCGAGCTCGAACAGATCCTGCTGAATCATCCTGAGATTATGGAAGCGGCCGTTGCACCCGTTCCAGACGAAGCCGCAGGTGAACTACCTCGTGCCTATGTCGTCAAGCTTCCTGGTTCTACCTTGACTGAAGATGACGTCGCCAAATATGTGGCTG ATAAAGTGAGTCCACACAAGCGGCTGCGTGGTGGAGTTGTCTTTATCAAGAGCATCCCCAAAACTGCCACGGGAAAAATTCTTCGTCGTGAACTGAAGCTCAGCAGCAAGCTCTAG
- the LOC116929703 gene encoding 4-coumarate--CoA ligase 1 isoform X1, whose protein sequence is MTVHQTAASRILTYPGEYDNVIPEDISLAEYILNEIEKFGDDISSTNSETKQNLTFSQIVNQTKALAAGLQIKFGVQPKENIAIVLPSCLEYPVAVLGVNYCGAAATLINPSQTISELKHAIKLTNPKVWIGTEEFSTKFHELFPNAAQRPPLIVLTNKADHPSTWAGLLAFGQGKPVRRPTINSKEDTALILFSSGTTGVPKGVSLTHANYIAARRQNVELTKNIPKNHEDLNTVMLPLYHTFGISSIFDNMVRGLQFILVPHFTFKNMLEAIQEYRISIMSVVPAIATQLVKQPVEQHYDLSSLRLLFSGAAALSKEIQAGLVEKFGCFVFQGYGMTESTLRTHSNFIGSSRDGSIGTVMPFCESIVVDPDTNRALGPNEEGEICVRGPLIMKGYIGDEEATRHTIDSQGWLHTGDIGYYDEDGFFFITDRMKELIKYKGLQVSPTELEQILLNHPEIMEAAVAPVPDEAAGELPRAYVVKLPGSTLTEDDVAKYVADKVSPHKRLRGGVVFIKSIPKTATGKILRRELKLSSKL, encoded by the exons ATGACTGTGCATCAAACTG CAGCTTCCAGAATATTGACCTATCCAGGAGAATATGACAATGTTATTCCTGAAGACATATCTCTAGCAGAGTACATTCTTAatgagattgaaaaatttgGTGATGATATCTCTTCT ACCAACTCAGAGACTAAGCAGAACCTTACATTCTCACAAATTGTCAATCAAACCAAGGCACTAGCAGCTGGATTACAAATAAAGTTTGGTGTCCAGCCCAAAGAAAATATTGCCATTGTTCTTCCTAGCTGCTTGGAGTACCCTGTTGCAGTTTTGGGTGTTAACTATTGTGGTGCTGCTGCTACACTCATTAATCCCAGTCAAACAATAA GTGAGCTGAAACATGCAATTAAACTTACAAATCCTAAAGTGTGGATTGGGACAGAAGAATTTTCAACGAAGTTTCATGAACTCTTTCCAAACGCCGCGCAAAGGCCGCCCTTAATTGTTTTGACGAACAAAGCGGATCATCCATCAACTTGGGCTGGTTTGTTAGCATTTGGACAGGGCAAACCTGTTCGACGACCTACCATCAATTCCAAAGAAGATACAGCGCTTATCCTGTTTTCAAGCGGAACTACTGGAGTCCCCAAAGGAGTATCCCTGACACATGCCAACTACATTGCAGCTCGGAGACAAAATGT GGAGCTCACGAAAAATATCCCCAAGAATCACGAAGACCTTAATACTGTTATGCTGCCTCTCTATCATACTTTTGGCATTAGCAGCATTTTTGATAACATGGTCAGAGGATTGCAATTTATTCTGGTGCCTCATTTTACTTTCAAGAACATGTTGGAGGCCATTCAAGAATATAGG ATTTCAATCATGTCTGTTGTTCCTGCCATCGCTACTCAACTGGTCAAGCAACCAGTCGAGCAACATTATGATTTGTCTTCTCTTCGATTGCTTTTCTCCGGGGCGGCTGCTCTCAGCAAAGAAATTCAAGCTGGATTGGTGGAAAAATTTGGATGTTTCGTATTTCAAG GTTACGGAATGACGGAATCTACCCTGCGAACGCATAGCAACTTTATTGGCTCTTCCCGTGATGGAAGTATCGGCACTGTAATGCCTTTCTGCGAGTCCATTGTAGTGGATCCTGATACTAACAGGGCTTTAGGGCCTAACGAAGAAGGCGAAATTTGCGTTCGAGGGCCTTTAATTATGAAGGGCTACATAGGTGACGAAGAGGCTACCCGACACACTATCGACTCTCAGGGATGGCTACACACTGGGGATATTGGCTATTACGACGAAGATGGCTTCTTTTTCATCACCGACCGTATGAAAGAACTCATCAAATACAAGGGTTTGCAAGTGTCCCCAACCGAGCTCGAACAGATCCTGCTGAATCATCCTGAGATTATGGAAGCGGCCGTTGCACCCGTTCCAGACGAAGCCGCAGGTGAACTACCTCGTGCCTATGTCGTCAAGCTTCCTGGTTCTACCTTGACTGAAGATGACGTCGCCAAATATGTGGCTG ATAAAGTGAGTCCACACAAGCGGCTGCGTGGTGGAGTTGTCTTTATCAAGAGCATCCCCAAAACTGCCACGGGAAAAATTCTTCGTCGTGAACTGAAGCTCAGCAGCAAGCTCTAG
- the LOC116929702 gene encoding 4-coumarate--CoA ligase 1, with translation MAEKAPDSKIVKCTLNYDDHIPNISLNQYLFREMSKWKSKVAMVNISTMEELTYGQLIHDVNHLAAGLQASQGLKYGQCVALVLPNCMEFVVTLLAVSQLGTVASFVNPVYTFRELEHVASINNADLWICTPEFVPLLSKLGKAGYSTRAVVIDCSNTKASQWHMILKSGRSLAVDAPNLNVFEDLTTMPFSSGTTGLPKGVMLTHRNVVTALCQFKAWSPYTEKDINLGLLPMFHQYGCMMVLTTLAVGAKAVILPKFNFPDMLHAIQKYKVTMIPLVPPIAVLLAKHPAANNFDLSSVRAIVSSAAPLSLEIIKTIISKYKWDVLQGYGMTECTLATHFMPPGQRKYGSVGMIMPFYESKIVDQNTGQDLGAQQVGEIYVRGSMVMKGYRGNPGATAAMIDEQNWLHTGDIGYYDEDGFFYVVDRLKELIKYKGMQVAPSELEHLLLTHPEVTDAAVIGMPDELAGELPRAFVVKRSGSTVTAVDLIRFIEDQVASYKTLRGGVVFIDAIPKLLSGKILRRELKTLSSKL, from the exons ATGGCAGAAAAGG cTCCTGACAGCAAAATTGTGAAGTGCACCCTCAATTATGATGACCATATTCCTAACATATCTTTAAACCAATACCTTTTCCGTGAGATGAGTAAATGGAAATCTAAGGTTGCAATG GTTAACATCAGCACCATGGAAGAGCTTACATATGGACAATTGATCCATGATGTGAACCATTTGGCAGCAGGTCTTCAAGCTTCTCAGGGCTTGAAATATGGACAATGTGTTGCATTGGTTTTACCTAATTGCATGGAATTTGTTGTTACACTGCTAGCTGTGAGCCAGTTGGGGACAGTTGCTTCATTTGTTAATCCAGTCTATACTTTTC GAGAACTGGAGCATGTGGCTAGTATAAACAATGCAGACCTCTGGATATGCACACCAGAATTTGTTCCATTGCTCTCCAAACTTGGCAAAGCCGGGTATAGTACTAGAGCTGTCGTCATCGACTGTTCGAACACTAAAGCTTCGCAATGGCACATGATTCTTAAGTCTGGCCGGTCCTTGGCCGTTGACGCTCCAAATCTTAACGTCTTTGAAGATCTTACTACTATGCCATTCTCCAGCGGGACTACGGGCTTACCCAAGGGAGTGATGCTCACTCATCGCAACGTCGTCACCGCATTGTGTCAATTCAA AGCTTGGTCTCCATACACTGAAAAAGACATCAATCTTGGTTTGTTGCCCATGTTCCATCAGTATGGCTGTATGATGGTCCTCACAACCCTGGCTGTTGGAGCCAAGGCTGTGATTCTCCCCAAATTCAACTTCCCCGACATGTTGCATgccattcaaaaatataag GTAACAATGATACCGCTAGTGCCTCCTATAGCTGTTCTCCTAGCCAAACATCCGGCCGCAAACAATTTCGATCTTTCTTCCGTAAGAGCAATTGTTAGCTCGGCGGCACCTTTAAGCTTGGAAATTATAAAAACGATTATTAGCAAGTATAAATGGGACGTCCTTCAAGGCTACGGTATGACTGAGTGTACCCTAGCCACACACTTTATGCCACCCGGTCAGCGTAAATACGGAAGCGTCGGTATGATCATGCCGTTTTATGAATCAAAG aTCGTTGATCAAAATACCGGACAAGATCTAGGTGCCCAGCAAGTGGGCGAAATCTACGTTCGTGGTTCCATGGTGATGAAAGGATATCGTGGTAATCCGGGAGCTACGGCCGCTATGATCGACGAACAAAACTGGCTCCACACTGGAGACATTGGTTACTATGATGAAGATGGTTTCTTCTATGTGGTTGACCGGCTCAAGGAACTGATCAAGTACAAAGGCATGCAAGTTGCTCCCTCAGAGCTAGAACATTTGCTATTAACACACCCAGAAGTGACTGATGCTGCCGTCATCGGCATGCCCGACGAATTAGCCGGCGAGCTTCCAAGAGCGTTCGTCGTCAAACGGTCAGGTTCTACCGTTACCGCAGTAGATCTTATTCGTTTCATTGAAG ATCAAGTTGCTTCGTACAAAACACTTCGGGGAGGTGTCGTTTTTATTGACGCCATTCCGAAACTATTAAGTGGAAAGATCCTACGCCGAGAGCTAAAAACGCTCTCTTCCAAATTGTAA